GCGGAGGGCCGCCTCGATCCCAGCGGGCTCTTCGGCCAGGGCGAGGAGGCGCTGGTCGAGTCGATGCTCCCGCCCGAGGCGAAGGAGCACCTCGCGTCGCTGCTCCCGGTGAGCATGCGCGACGGCCGGGTCCGCGACACCCTCTTCGCCCTCGCGCGCGACCAGCGCTATCGCCACCGCTGGCGCGAGGAGGTCCCCTTCACCTCGCTCGCCGCGCTGCGCGGCGCCGCCTGGTCCCACGCCGAGCCCGCCGCGACGTGGGACCCGCTCGAGATGCCCGAGAGCGCCGACGCCACGACCCGGGCCCTCGCCGGCTTCGCGCGGCGGCAGGCCCGCTCCCTCCACGTGGCGCTCAACGTCTCGGGGCACGACATGCGGGACGCCTCCGGCACCACGGTCGCGCTCTCGGGAGAGCTCATCGCGCCGCCCCGCGCCTTCGACGACGTCCGCCGGCTGCTGGCCGAGGAGGGCGCGGCCGGTCGCGCGCGCGTCCCCGTGAGCCGAGGCCAGGATCCCGACCGCGCCTTCTACGTGATGACGGTCGGCGACATCGCGGACGACGCGGTCGCCTCGCTCGCGCCGCCTCCGGGCGACGACGACGGCCTCTTCGAGATCGAGCGCCAGCCCCCTCGATAGGACTACTTGGTCACATGTCGGCGGATGATCGCGACGGACAGTGGTTTCGGGCGCGCCGCGACGATGAAGGAGGGGCTATCAGCCCCTTCGAGGAGGAGCGACATGCCCGGAACCGCTGAACGAGCGAGGGCCGTCGTGAATGTGACCAAGTAGTCATAGGTCGCAAAAAAAATGGCGGGGCGCAGACACCATTGTCTGCGCCCCGCCGCCCGATCCCCTGGATGCGAGGATGATCAGTTGGCGGCGAGCTCCGCCTCGATGCGCTCGAGCTCGGCCTGGTAGTTCTCCTCGTCGATCTGGGCCTCCGCCTCGGCGGCGAAGTCCTCGGCGACGGGGATCTCGTCGGCGGTCGGCTCGGCGACCACCTCCTCGGGCGGCGCCTCGGCTTCGACCGTCTCGGTCTCCTCGGTCGTCTCTTCGCCGCAGGCCACGAGCCCGAGCCCCAGCGCCGCGACCAGCATCAGAAAGCGCCACTTCATCGTGCTTCTCCTTCCGCGGCCGCTTCGGCGGACGCCTCCGTCTCGACGTTGCCCTGCCCCGCGGCCGCCGCGGACGCCCGCCCGCTCAGCGCCGCCTGCAGGCGAGCCTGGTGACGGGCCTGCTCCCGCTGCATCGCCGTCGCGACGCGCGCGACGACCTCGGTGTTGCTCTGGGCCTGGGCCAGCGCCTGGATGCGCTGGAGACGGGCCACGGTGCGTGCGTGCGCGCGCAGCTCCGCCCGGGCCGCGGGCGGAATGTCCTGCGGACGCGGGGCGGCCTCGGCCTCCTCGCTCGCCTCGGCGCGAGTCCGCGCCGCGACCTGCTGCACACCTTCCGCCTGCGCCTCGCCCTCGGCGCGGACCTCGGCCCGCGCCTCCTGGCGCGCCTCGACGCTCGCCTCCTGCGTGGCCGCGAGCTGCGCGCGGACCTGCGCCCAGACCTCGGCGCGGTGACGCGCGGCGGCCTCCTGCGCGGCCTCGGCGTTGGCGCGCCCGTGCGCACCCGCCTCGGCGCCCGCCTGCGCGGCGCCCTCGAGCGCCCCCTGGGCCGCCGCCTCACCCTCGGCGCGGGCCTCGGTGTCGGCCTCGGCGTTGGCCGCGACCTCACCCTCGCCCTCCGCCTGGGCCGCCGTGCCCTCGCCTTCGGCCGACGCCTCACCGCGCGCCTCGGCGTTGACCGCGACCCGGCTGTTCGCCGCCGCGTTGCCCGCCGCGCGGCCGTTCGCCGCCGCGCCGCCGGCCGCGTTGCCCGCGGTGTTCCCGGCCGCCTCCGCCGTGCCCTCGACGCGTCCCCGCGCCTCGCCGCCCGCGCGGGCCGCGGTGTCCGTGGTGCCGCGCGCCGCGCCGCGCACCGCGCCGGTGGCCCGGCCCGTGGTGCCGCTGGTGTCCGCGCTGGCTTCGCCGCGCGCGCCCACCCTGCCGGTCACCCCGCCGAGCTGCGCGCTCACCGGCGCGCCGAGGGCCAGCGCGAGCGCTGCGGCCGTCCAGGCCGTCGTCTTCACATGCATGGAAGTCTCCTTCATCGAGTTGGTCTCGCTGTTCTCAGAAGCTGAGACGGCACGCGCCGCCCATCGTCTCGCCGAGCCAGGGGGCGCAGGTCACGCTCACCGTCTCGGCCTCGTCCTCGCAATCGAGGTCCACGTCGGCGTCCGCGGAGCCAGCCGCGTTGCCGACCACCGCCGCGACGATCGCGACGACGATGCCCGTCGCCGCGCCGAGGCCCGCGCCGATGTAGCCGACGAACTCGAACGCCTCGCCGATGGCGGCGTCGGCCTGCAGGCCCTCACAGACCGCGGGCATCGACCCGCAGTCGACCCCCGAGAGGTCCCCGGAGATGCCGTCGACCAGCACGGTCGCGATGATGCCGGCCGTCAGCAGCACCGCGGTGGCGCCGCCCGCGACGGCGACCCAGGGCCAGGGATCGAAGCCTCCCGCCGCGGCCACGTCCCCGTCGACGTCCGCAGCCGCGTCTGCGTCGACGCGTCCGTCCACGTCCCCTGCGAGATCGGCTGCGGCGCGTCCCCGCAGCTCGGCCGACGCCTCCGGCAGGTCGACGTCCAGCTCCGTCTCTGCGTCCATGCGCACCTGGGCTTCGACCTCGCGCGAGAGCCGCCCTTCACCGCGGATCTCGAGCCGGACCCGCCCCGGGCGCAGGTAGAGCGGCGCGTCCAGCGGCAGCGCCGCGGCCAGCTCGCCGTCCACGAACACCTGCCCGCGCGGCACGTCGGCCCGCACGCGGACCGCCCCGAGCTGCCCCTGCAGCTCACCGAGCGCCGTACCGACGCGCGCGTCGAGCGCCGCCCGCGCCTCGGCCGAGGCCTCGTGCTGGAAGCGGTGCAGCGCGATCCACGCGGCCTGCATGCTGCCGGACGCCTTCAGCGAGAGCCCCAGCATGCCGAGCAGGCTCGCGTCGGCCGAGAGGCGGTAGGCGCGCTGGAGGTCGGCCAGGGCGCCGGCCAGGTCGCCGGCCTCGAAGGTGGCGCGCGCCCGGGCCGCGATCGGGAGGGCCGCGTCGAGGTCCGCCTGGCTGGGGCGAGGCGCCGCGCGGAGCCCGACCCGCAGGGCCGCGTCCGCCTCCCCGCCCAGATCCGCGTCTGAGTCGATCGCCGCGTCGGCGGTCCCGCGCACGTTCGCGTCGATGTCGCCGCCCAGCCTGGCGTCCGGGTCCGGGCAGTCCGCCAGGGCCGGGGCAGAGATCGAGCAGAGCAAGAGAGCCAAGCAGTGGGTCGTCCGACGCATGGACGACTCGTTCAGCAACGGCCGTTCCGAGCGTGAAGCGCGGCGTCCGCGGCCTGCGCGTGGCTGGCTCCTGCGGTGTGCCCCACAACGGGTGTGGGCGGATCCCCAACGCTGCGCACGGGGCGGACATGGCGGAACCCCTCGGCGCCAAACGAAAAACGCCGCGCCATGGGGTGGCGCGGCGATCTTCGGATGGGTCGGCGGCGTGGGCTCAGTCGCCGCTTGCGCTGCTGCCGCGCTTGCGGCCACGGCGGCGGCTGCTGCTGCCGCTGCTGCCCTCGCCGCGCCCCTCGCCCGCGTTGTAGCGCTGGATGAGCGCGTCCGTGAGATCGAGGTTGGTCGGCGCCCACACGACGCCGCCTTCGCTGCGCTCGACGATGAGCGTGTAGCCCTCGGATTGCCCCATTCGCCGCAGGATCTCCTGCATGCGCTGGAGGATGCCCGACGTCGCCCGCGACTCCGCCTCGGCGAGCTCGCGCTGGTACTCCACGTACTTCGACTGCAGCTCGATGTACGCCTTCTGGATCTCTTCCATCCGGCGCTGCTTGGCCTGGTCGGTCAGGGTGGACGACGCGGCGTCGAACTCCTGCTTCTGCTGCTTGAGCTTGTTGGTGGCCTCGTCGAGCTCGCGCTGACGCTTGGTCATCATGCGCTTCAGGCGGCGCTTGGCGCGCCGGCCGTCTTCGGTCTCGGAGAGGGCGCGCTGGAGATCCACCACGGCGATGCGGGTGGTCTGCGCGTGCAGCTTGGGCGCCGCGGCGGCCAGCAAGAGGCCCGCCGCGAGGGTGAGCGCGTGTCGATGCAACCGCATACCGCGCCGCCCAACCTGCTCGTTCGCTCGTTCATTCCTCATCGATCGAGAGTCTCCTCGAAGAAAGTCGCAGGTGGGACGACGGAGAGCCTCCGGCATTCACACCCGGCCCGGACGTACGTTTTTTGCGACCTCCGCGCAAGGGGACCGCGCATCCGAATGGGACGTCGAGCCGGAAGCGCCACATGCGGCCATGCGCGGGGCTCGCATCTGTGAAGGCCACGGGGTGCGCGCGTTGTCGTATCCTGCGCCGTCCTCATGGGGTGGCTGGATCGGTACCTGTGCCCGCTCGCCGCGCTCGCCGAGCAAGCGGGCGCGGTGCTCGTCATCACCGTGCTCCTCGGCATGGCGGGCGGCGGCCTGCTGGGGACGGGCGTGGTGCGCCTGCTCTCGCGCCTGGTGCGCGCCGGACACGGGAGCTTCGCGCCGGGCTGGCTGGCCGCCACGTTGATCGCCACCGTGGCCTACCCGATCGGCGTGCTCGTCGATCCGCTCCTGAAGTCGACCGTGGACCCGCCGCCCGCCGCCATCCCGGAGGAGGCCTGGGCGCGCATCGGCTTCTTCGAGTGGAAGCTGCTCGGTGACTGGAGCTGGCCGATCCTCCCGCTGACGGAGCACCCCGCGGCCGGCATCGTCATCCACCTCGCGTTCTGGATCGTCGCGATCGTGCTCGTGCGCGCGCTGCTGCTCTGGATTCACCGCCACGACCACGTCACCTGGAACACGCCCCAGACCAAGCTGCCCTGGTACTACCGCTGGGTCGGCTCGAGCACGGCCCGCCGCGCGGACCACCGCTTCGTGCGCTGGAGCAAGCGGCTCGTCTACGTCGCCTGGCCGCTCTACCTGCTGTGCGGCTACCTGATGGCCAACGAGTCGATGAGCGCGACCCGGCGCGTCCCGCAGTGCGTGGCCGACGATCTGCTCACCGAGGCGGGCCTCGCGAGCGCCGCGGGCGCGTTCATGGGCAGCCCGATCGAAGGCGCGCCCGCGCCCGGCGCCTGGGTCCTCGGCGGGCTCCTGCTCTTCGGGCTGTCGGTGCACTTCATCCTCGAGGGCTCGCCCCCCGCCGAGCGCGAGAAGGAGATGGACGACGAGGAGGAGCCGCTGCCGGGCCCGCCCCCCGACCCGCTGCGCAGGCTGGGCGACGCGCTGCAAGCCCGCTATCCCGGCGCCTTCCTCGAGGCGCTCGAGCAGCACCCCGCGTCGGAGGCGGAGACGGCGGGCTTCCGCGACGGTGAGAGCCCGCTCGTGGCCGAGGCGTTCGCCGCGCTGGCCGGAGAGGACGCGTCGCCGTACGTGCACCAGCGCGAGGTGCTCGACCACCTGCGCGCGGTCTGGACGATGACCTCTCCCGAGGCCTCGGGCGCCTCGCCGGAGCTCCGCGAGGAGGCCGGGCCCTCTCCGATCCGTCGCGCCGACCTCTCCACCCCGCACGCGCTGGTGCTGGCCCCCGAGGGCTCGGGCCGCACCACCCTCACCTGCCTCTCCGCGCTCTACGTGCACCTGGATCGGGGCGCGACCACGCTCGTGATCACCCGGGACGCGCGCAGCGCGAAGGCGTGGGCGACCCGCCTCCGCGAGGCGCTCCTCCGCTCGAGCGCGCGCTGGAACGTGCAGGTCGTGCTCGCGGGCGAGGATCTGGCCGAGGCGTTCCTCGCCGGTCGCACGCCCGCCGTCGTCGTCGCCGGGCTCGACGAGCTCGAGGCCGACGTGCTCGGGGCGCCGCGCACCGACGCCTTCTTCGCGTCGCTCGGCCTCGTCGTCGCGGAGGACGTGGACGGCTTCGTCGGCGTGCCCGAGATGCACCTGCACATGGTGATGCGGCGCGTCTGGACCCTCCTCGACACGGTGCACGACGCCCCGTATCCGCCCGTGCTGCTGGCCACGCTGGGGCCCAGCGCCAACGGGATGGAGGCGTGGGCGCGGCACGTGCTCGCGGCGCCGATGCGGGTGTTCGCGCGGGACGGCGCGCCGCGGCTGGCGCGCGGCATCCTCCGGCGGCGCGATCTCGCGGACGCGCACGGCGAGCCCATCCCGCTGGCGCAGATCGCCGAGGCGTGTGAGGCGGCGGAGGTCCCCTGGCACGTGCGCCGCGCGGGCGATGGCGCGCGCCACCTCGAGCGCGCCGAGACCGATCTGGGCCACCTCCGGCGGCACCACCGCCCCGACCCGCTCGACGCGGAGGTCGTCCTGATCGAGGGCACCCACCCGGACGTCCGGAGAGAGGCGGAGCGCCTCGCCCACGCCGGGATCCGCACCGCGCGCGACTCGGTCGTGCTGGTGCTCGCGCCCCCCGCCGACGAGGAGATGGTGCTGCACCAGGAGGCGCAGGACGCGCCGCACCGCGCGTTGATCGAGAGCCTGCCGCGCGCGGTCCCGCTCGCCGAGCCCGACGTCGTGCGCCAGCGCCACTTCGACCGCGCGCTCGGCCGCGAGCAGGACGTCACGGCCCTCCGCGCGCGCTTCGGCGTCACCCTCACCGACGAGGTCCTCGGCCGCCTCGAGAAGAGCCGACGCGTCCGGTTCCGAGAGGTCTGGGAGTTCGACGCGCGCGCGGACGACGCGGTCAGCCGACGGCTCGTGCGCGCGGCGGGAGAGAGCGCGCTCGGAGAGCCCATCCGGTCCGACTGCGTCTCCGAGACCAGCGCGCGCGTTCGGCTCGTGGACCGCGGCACGAGCGAGGTCCTGCGCGAGGTCGATCAGGCGGTGGCCGCGACGCTCTACCCCCCGGGCGCCATCTTCGAGCACCCGCGCGGTCGCTACGCCGTCCTCGAGGGCGAGGCGCGCGCGGAGACCGGCAACGTGCCCTGCGAGCAGGTGACCGAGCCGCACCGCACGACGCCCGAGCGAGCCGTCACCCTCGAGCTCCCCGTGCCGCGCTTCGAGGCGCGCGAGCTGGGCGGCCTCGCGGTCCGCGTGGCGACCGGAGACGTGCGGGTCGAGGAGACCGTGCATCGCGTCCGTCGGTACGCGCCCGGCCCGAAGCTCGTCGAGGAGCGCCGCTACCCGACGCCGCTGCGCAGCAGCTACAGCACCGAGGCGTGCGTGATCGCGACCGCGCTCGCCGGGGCGCCGCTCTCGGCCGAAGCCGCCGCGCCGCTCGCGGCCGCGCTTCGGCTCGTCGCGCCGTGCGCGCTCCGCGGCGCACACGAGCTGCTGGACGTCGCGCTCATCGAGCACGAGGGGGAGCGCTGCTTCGCCCTCTTCGACCGCACGCCCGGCTCGAGCGGCTACGCGCGGTTCGTCGCGGAGAGCGCGCTCGGTGATCTCCTGCAGCTCGCCCGGCTCGTGCTCGAGCGCCTCGTCGGCCCGGTGCAGCGCCGCCTCCATCGCATCCACGACACGAGCGTCGACGGCGATCCCGAGGGCTGGGACACACGCGAGGCGCTCTCCTGGATCGACGCCGTGCTCGATCCGCCGCCCGGCGTCGAGGGCGTGGAGGACGAGCTCGATCGACGCCGGCGCATCGAGTACGTGCCGGGCGAAGGGCGCGGCGACCTCGGGCGGCTCTGGATCAGCTCGACCGGTCGCACCGACGACCTCGTGTGGACGCGCCACGCCTTCCGGAGCGCGCACCCGCTGGGCGATCAGCCCGCCGGCCGCGTCTTCCTGGACGTCGCGATCGAGCGGCGCACGATCGCGTGGGCGATCCGCAAGGCGATCACCGCGGGCGCGGCGCGGGGCGTGCTGCCGATCACCGATCCGACGACCTGGATGAAGCAGCACCACGCGGCGCTCTCCACCGCGTCGCAGGATCTCTCGGCGCTCTACGAGCGGCTCTTCCGCCTGAGCGGCGCGCACCTCGTCGAGACCGTGCTCGCGCTCGTGGCCGGCATCCCCACCCACCCGGAGCCCATCCCGGTGGCCGAGCGCGCCCCCGTCGCGGTCCTGGCGCGGCGTCGGGCCGACCGCGACGCCAAGTGTCTGCTCGCGTGGGCGCTCTTGCCCACCGCGGTCTCGCCGACGGTGCGGCTCACGGAGCAGGGCCCCGTGCTGCAGATCACCGAGGGCGGCACGACGCGCGTGGTGGACCTCAGCGGCGACGCCATCCGGAGCCTCGAAGGGGACACCGGCAGCGCGCTGGCGCTCAGCTGGGGAGACGAGGCGCCGCCGGAGGAAGCCGCCGAGGCGAGCGCTGACGAAGCGAGCCCCGACGAAGCGCCGCTCAGCGAACGCCCGTGAGGGGATCGTTCGAGACAACCTCCCAGGCGATCTCCTGCATCACCCGCGCGGCCTCGGGGCTCGGCGCGGTGAACGGGTTGCCCCACCGGTCGACGGTGGCTGCGGTGACGCCCACGGGGCTGCGCCGGTAGATGGTCGCGTACTGCACCAGCGCGATGAAGTAGTTGCCGACGTCGCTCAGGTGGATGTCGTCGACGAACAGATCGCGCCGCGAGCGCAGCCCCGACACGCCGCCGGACTCCACGCGATCGACGAGCCGACCGAGCGCGGTCCCGCCCGGGATCATGAGCACGCGGCCGCCCGTGCGCGCGTTCAGGTCGCGCACCACGCCGTCCCACATCGCGCGGTCGGAGTCGATGCGCGCCCGCCAGTCGTAGGCGCCGTCCAGGCTGTGCCAGGTCTCGTAGAAGTACACCTGGCTCGCTCCATCGCCCGCCATCGCGAGGTCGTGGAAGCGCTGCGCGTAGCCCACGGTGTCGTTCCACATCACCTGGTCCGCGAGCGGGATGGCTTCGGTCATCACCAGCACGTTCCAGCGCCCGCTCGGGAGAGCGGTGTGCGGGTTCTCCCCTTCGCCGCGGTCGGGGTTGTTCCAGATCCAGCTGAGCGACGCGCCGATGCCGACGTGCGCGGCCCACGCGTGGCGACGGTCGGCGGACTGCGCGACGCCGTCGAGCATCGCCGGCATGTCGAAGTTGACCAGGCTGTGCCCGACGAAGAAGACGTTCGCGGCGTCGCGCCCGCCCGTGGGTGGGGTCGGCGTGCCCGTGTCCGGGGCGGGGACCGCGGCGTCACCCGCCGGCGTCGCGGCCGCGTCCCCCATCGGATCGCGGGGGCCCGAGTCCATCAGGACGACGGGTGGGTCGATCTCGCCGCCGGTGGAGCTCGTGACCGCGCCACGGCAGCCGAGGAGGTTCCCCGCGAAGAGGAGGACGAGAGAGACGAAGAGAGTGCGTCGCATCGTGAGAGTCGAGGCTTCCAAGGAGAGCTTCCGAAAAAAAGAAGGGCGGGATTACCGGCTCGCGGAGCAGCGCGCAAGCGCGCCCCGCCCTCACGCCACGCCTTCTACGCCATGAACGTCGCGCAATTCCCCGCCCGGCGGCTCGGCTACAATCGCGCTGTGCCGTACCGCGCAGATGGCCGCGACGTGCAGCGCGCGCTCGAGGAGGCGCGCGCGGCGCTGAACGACGCCCGTCGACGATGCGAGGCGGCGGCCTCCGCGCTCGCGGCCTTGCGTGGGCGCGTCGAGCGCGAGCGCGCGGCGCTCGACGAGGCGGTCGAGCGCGCCGACGCCAGCCGACGCCGCGCCATCCACCGAGGGCTGGCCGGCGCCGACGCCCCCCGCATCCGAGACGCCATGCGCGCGCAGGGAGCGATCGCCGCGCTCGAGCGCGCGATGGCCAACAAGCGCGCGCCGAGCGGAGAGGACGTCCCCATCGAGGAGGCCCGCGCGGCGCTGGGCCGGGCGCGACGGGCGCGCGCGGTGTTCGCGGCGCGCTCGACCGAGGCGCTCGAGCGCGCCCAGGCGCGGCTCGCCGACGCGGTCGCCGCGCATGACGAGGCCGAGGACCGGCTCGCGGCGCTCAGCGCGCGAGCGTAGGGGGCGCACTACCGAAGCGGCGTCCTCGCCCCATACTTCTCGGCGATGCTCGCCTCCATTCCCGCCAGCCCCGTTCGCGACGACGACGTCGAGCGCCTCGCCGAGCTGCTGCGCGAGCGCAACGTCGCGGTCCTCACCGGGGCCGGATGCAGCACCGAGAGCGGCATCCCCGACTATCGAGGTCCGGAGACGCGGCGGCGCGCGCGCAACCCCGTCAAGTACCGCCAGTTCATGCGCGACCCCGAGGCCCGACGCCGCTACTGGGCGCGCGCCGTCGTCGGCTGGGGGCGCTTCGCCGGCAAGCACCCCAACGCCGCGCATCGCGCCCTCGCCGCGCTCGAGCGCAGCGGACACCTGCGCGGGCTCATCACCCAGAACGTCGACCGCCTGCACCACGCGGCCGGGAGCCGCGACGTGATCGAGCTGCACGGGGCGCTCGCCGAGGTGCGCTGCATGGGCTGCGACGGAATCGTCTCGCGCGAGGAGCTTCAGTCCCGGCTGCTCGCGGCCAACCCGGGGTGGACCCGCCTGCACGCGGAGATGGCGCCCGACGGAGACGC
This window of the Sandaracinaceae bacterium genome carries:
- a CDS encoding OmpH family outer membrane protein encodes the protein MRLHRHALTLAAGLLLAAAAPKLHAQTTRIAVVDLQRALSETEDGRRAKRRLKRMMTKRQRELDEATNKLKQQKQEFDAASSTLTDQAKQRRMEEIQKAYIELQSKYVEYQRELAEAESRATSGILQRMQEILRRMGQSEGYTLIVERSEGGVVWAPTNLDLTDALIQRYNAGEGRGEGSSGSSSRRRGRKRGSSASGD
- a CDS encoding NAD-dependent protein deacetylase — protein: MLASIPASPVRDDDVERLAELLRERNVAVLTGAGCSTESGIPDYRGPETRRRARNPVKYRQFMRDPEARRRYWARAVVGWGRFAGKHPNAAHRALAALERSGHLRGLITQNVDRLHHAAGSRDVIELHGALAEVRCMGCDGIVSREELQSRLLAANPGWTRLHAEMAPDGDAELPPAVSARFELIDCDCGGFFKPNVVFFGESVPRPLVERAYAEVDAARVLLVIGSSLAVFSGYRFVKRAAQEGRPVALVNLGESRGDPHATLNVQARAGELLPRVAEALGVLTHP